One Corallococcus silvisoli DNA segment encodes these proteins:
- a CDS encoding S1 family peptidase yields MFSLLLVAVLAQGPMAPPAPPAPPAPDAGVADAVVPPLPVATLPPATHDLFRRIQGRVAQVRIIERRSGTKSSIGSAFFVSAKGHALTNYHVVSDLVLHPEDYTAELDRGDATVPVRLLAVDVVSDVAVIQVDTPVSDFFKLEEHEPPQGTRLFAMGNPRDLGTTIVEGTYNGLVRDALYERVHFTGAINPGMSGGPTLSGEGGVVGVNVATMGNQVGFLVPVARARALLDRALALEAPPDSAALMASVREQLLANQQRITDRLLAADLPKQALGEYRVPGRWNPFLKCWGDTPHDPETPYTVTSYQCSSEEDIFLSSSHRTGVVAYLHQHVTSQKLGAMRFSALYSTIFSQDPDPVAATREDVTNFRCKSEFVDVNGLTVRAALCLRAYRRFPGLYDLVLRAATLNATTHGVDTSLTLGGFSVENARKLARRYLEGLSWTK; encoded by the coding sequence ATGTTCTCCCTCCTTCTTGTCGCCGTGCTCGCGCAGGGGCCCATGGCGCCCCCCGCGCCGCCGGCTCCCCCCGCGCCGGATGCCGGCGTCGCGGACGCGGTGGTGCCGCCCCTGCCGGTGGCCACGCTGCCCCCGGCCACCCACGACCTCTTCCGCCGCATCCAGGGCCGGGTCGCGCAGGTGCGCATCATCGAGCGCCGCTCCGGCACGAAGTCCTCCATCGGCTCCGCGTTCTTCGTGAGCGCGAAGGGCCACGCGCTCACGAACTACCACGTGGTCTCCGACCTGGTGCTCCACCCGGAGGACTACACCGCGGAGCTGGACCGGGGCGACGCGACGGTGCCGGTGCGCCTGCTCGCGGTGGACGTGGTGAGCGACGTGGCGGTCATCCAGGTGGACACCCCCGTCAGCGACTTCTTCAAGCTGGAGGAGCACGAACCGCCGCAGGGCACGCGCCTGTTCGCCATGGGCAACCCGCGCGACCTGGGCACCACCATCGTGGAGGGCACCTACAACGGCCTCGTGCGCGACGCCCTCTACGAGCGCGTGCACTTCACCGGCGCCATCAACCCCGGCATGAGCGGCGGGCCCACGCTCAGCGGCGAGGGCGGCGTCGTGGGCGTCAACGTGGCCACCATGGGCAACCAGGTGGGCTTCCTCGTCCCGGTGGCCCGCGCGCGGGCGCTGCTCGACCGGGCGCTGGCGCTGGAGGCCCCGCCGGACTCCGCCGCGCTGATGGCGTCCGTGCGAGAGCAGCTGCTCGCCAACCAGCAGCGCATCACCGACCGGCTGCTGGCCGCGGACCTGCCGAAGCAGGCGCTGGGCGAGTACCGCGTCCCCGGCCGCTGGAACCCGTTCCTCAAGTGCTGGGGCGACACGCCGCATGATCCGGAGACGCCCTACACGGTGACGAGCTACCAGTGCTCCTCGGAGGAGGACATCTTCCTGTCCTCCAGCCACCGCACGGGGGTGGTGGCCTACCTGCACCAGCACGTGACGAGCCAGAAGCTGGGCGCGATGCGCTTCTCCGCGCTCTACAGCACGATCTTCTCGCAGGATCCGGATCCGGTGGCCGCCACGCGCGAGGACGTCACCAACTTCCGCTGCAAGTCGGAGTTCGTGGACGTGAACGGCCTCACGGTGCGCGCGGCCCTCTGCCTGCGCGCCTACCGCCGCTTCCCGGGCCTCTATGACCTGGTGCTGCGCGCGGCCACGCTGAACGCGACCACGCACGGCGTGGACACCAGCCTCACGCTGGGCGGCTTCTCCGTGGAGAACGCCCGCAAGCTGGCGCGCCGCTACCTGGAGGGGCTGTCGTGGACGAAGTGA
- a CDS encoding Y-family DNA polymerase translates to MRRGYLHVTRFPVQRKVIEAPSLAGQPLALVEEVRGQRRVAFASTRALKAGVRPGMTLTAATALEPVLRHFSYRPADEARALGALGESLLGLCPGFQRDAPDGLWFDASAAHLVGGEPALGANVLEVCARQGYRAHVAVASEAFTSRMLARHGSQRVEVVPEGQGARALSPLPLGALEDAAARAFAVLGLTTLGQVAALPAGAVTARGGAGAARAHARCRGVDDTPFTPEPLEEALEDRVVLDAPSDTFEPVQFALKTLLDRLGARLSGRRRAAVRLTFVLRLDPTGEAQVPLLLARPTARAKPLLELARHALGELRLERPVAEVAVRVDAHDLDLGQQLALGDAPEGDAALEGVLSRLATTLGEEALFSASLEAVHRPESAHAPRAFHPPEARRGLLSPVADPAAPITVWREAGAARERPSRLLAQPARLDAELAASGELLAARLAGRRHRVTAMAGPERLGGEWWTDTPYQRDYYRVHFEGLGPAWVFRDGRDGGFYLQGLFD, encoded by the coding sequence ATGCGGAGGGGCTATCTGCACGTCACGCGCTTCCCGGTGCAGCGCAAGGTCATCGAAGCGCCCTCGCTCGCGGGCCAGCCGCTCGCGCTGGTGGAGGAGGTGCGCGGCCAGCGCCGGGTGGCCTTCGCCTCCACGCGCGCGCTGAAGGCCGGCGTGCGCCCGGGGATGACGCTGACGGCGGCGACGGCGCTGGAGCCCGTGCTGCGGCACTTCTCCTACCGGCCCGCGGACGAGGCCCGGGCCCTGGGCGCGCTGGGAGAGTCGCTGCTCGGGCTGTGTCCGGGCTTCCAGCGCGACGCGCCGGACGGGCTGTGGTTCGACGCGAGCGCGGCGCACCTGGTGGGGGGCGAACCGGCGCTGGGCGCGAACGTGCTGGAGGTCTGCGCCCGGCAGGGCTACCGGGCGCACGTGGCGGTGGCGTCGGAGGCGTTCACCTCGCGGATGCTGGCGCGGCATGGCTCCCAGCGGGTGGAGGTGGTGCCGGAAGGGCAGGGCGCGCGAGCGCTGTCGCCCCTGCCGCTGGGCGCGCTGGAGGACGCCGCGGCGCGGGCCTTCGCCGTGCTGGGGTTGACCACGCTGGGGCAGGTGGCGGCGCTGCCGGCCGGAGCGGTGACGGCGCGCGGAGGGGCGGGCGCGGCGCGGGCGCACGCGCGGTGCCGGGGCGTGGACGACACGCCCTTCACCCCCGAGCCGCTGGAGGAGGCGCTGGAGGACCGGGTGGTGCTGGACGCCCCCTCGGACACCTTCGAACCCGTGCAGTTCGCGCTCAAGACGCTGTTGGACCGGCTGGGGGCCCGGCTGTCCGGACGGCGGCGGGCGGCGGTGCGGCTCACCTTCGTCCTGCGCCTGGACCCCACCGGCGAGGCCCAGGTGCCGCTCCTGCTGGCGCGGCCCACGGCGCGCGCGAAGCCGCTGCTGGAGCTGGCGCGGCACGCGTTGGGGGAGCTGCGGCTGGAGCGCCCGGTGGCGGAGGTCGCGGTGCGGGTGGACGCGCACGACCTGGACCTGGGCCAGCAGCTGGCGCTGGGGGACGCGCCGGAGGGGGACGCGGCCCTGGAGGGGGTGCTGTCGCGGCTGGCGACCACGCTGGGCGAGGAGGCGCTGTTCTCCGCGTCCCTGGAAGCGGTGCACCGGCCGGAGTCCGCGCATGCGCCCAGGGCCTTCCATCCTCCGGAAGCGCGGCGGGGGCTGTTGTCCCCGGTGGCGGATCCGGCGGCGCCCATCACCGTCTGGCGCGAGGCGGGGGCGGCCCGGGAGCGTCCGTCGCGGCTGCTGGCCCAGCCGGCCCGGCTGGACGCGGAGCTGGCGGCGTCCGGGGAGCTGCTGGCGGCGCGGCTCGCGGGACGGCGGCACCGGGTGACGGCGATGGCCGGGCCGGAGCGGCTGGGTGGCGAGTGGTGGACGGACACCCCGTACCAGAGGGACTACTACCGCGTTCACTTCGAGGGGCTGGGGCCCGCCTGGGTGTTCCGGGACGGCCGGGATGGGGGCTTCTACCTGCAGGGGTTGTTCGATTGA
- a CDS encoding vWA domain-containing protein, whose translation MKLHTCAHLLSLSALLALGCHSPVDEAGSTVPGTCEATPPVVAPQKTDILFVIDNSGSMQEEQQGIATELPAFLAALKEGSGVAQDFRVGVITTSVYQRLLLPDGTDSTRSFPDQEGRLQPVKDEAGQPTAERFIEGTDPLLLDKFQRLVNQGTSGSGQETPFEAVRLAVASPLATQPLAEGGNGGFLRDGARLLVVVVSDEEDCSSTVRPPPVTLTLDPSVDACTAQGDKLTPVSTYYQYFQALHDSRGASREVLWATIGPVALTDKRAELTTETVGGTTYVRNVDCPTSYGPGYRQSDMAQAFDATRANLDSICKSSYQRTLLDIADMATVAQSVDVVNLPDPRLAVVYVTRADGSVQTCTVANGDIRYAPSGEDRSARLFFLGPCLRRVGDTKVEVKVLCAG comes from the coding sequence GTGAAGCTCCACACCTGCGCCCACCTGCTGTCGCTGTCCGCGCTCCTGGCGCTCGGCTGTCACTCCCCCGTGGATGAAGCCGGCTCCACGGTCCCAGGCACCTGCGAGGCGACCCCTCCGGTGGTCGCGCCCCAGAAGACGGACATCCTCTTCGTCATCGACAACTCCGGCTCCATGCAGGAGGAGCAGCAGGGCATCGCGACGGAGCTGCCCGCCTTCCTGGCCGCGCTGAAGGAAGGCAGCGGCGTGGCGCAGGACTTCCGCGTGGGGGTCATCACCACCTCCGTCTACCAGCGGTTGCTCCTGCCGGACGGGACGGACAGCACCCGTTCATTCCCGGATCAGGAAGGTCGCCTCCAGCCGGTGAAGGACGAGGCGGGTCAGCCCACCGCCGAGCGCTTCATCGAGGGCACGGACCCGCTGCTCCTCGACAAGTTCCAGCGTCTGGTGAACCAGGGAACCTCTGGCAGCGGCCAGGAGACACCCTTCGAGGCGGTGCGCCTGGCCGTCGCCTCGCCCCTGGCCACCCAGCCCCTGGCCGAAGGGGGCAACGGGGGCTTCCTCCGCGACGGGGCGCGCCTGCTGGTGGTGGTGGTGTCCGACGAGGAGGACTGCAGCTCCACCGTGCGGCCGCCCCCGGTGACGCTGACCCTGGACCCGTCCGTGGACGCCTGCACCGCCCAGGGGGACAAGCTGACCCCCGTCAGCACGTACTACCAGTACTTCCAGGCCTTGCATGACAGTCGCGGGGCCTCGCGCGAGGTGCTGTGGGCGACCATCGGGCCGGTGGCGCTGACGGACAAGCGCGCGGAGCTGACGACGGAGACGGTGGGCGGCACGACCTACGTGCGCAACGTCGATTGCCCGACCTCCTATGGGCCCGGGTACCGGCAGAGCGACATGGCGCAGGCGTTCGACGCGACGCGGGCGAACCTGGACTCCATCTGCAAGAGCAGCTACCAGCGGACGCTGCTGGACATCGCGGACATGGCCACGGTGGCGCAGAGCGTGGACGTGGTGAACCTGCCGGATCCGCGGCTCGCCGTGGTCTACGTCACGCGAGCGGATGGCTCGGTGCAGACGTGCACGGTGGCCAACGGGGACATCCGCTACGCGCCGTCCGGCGAGGACCGCTCCGCGCGGCTGTTCTTCCTGGGCCCGTGCCTGCGGCGCGTGGGCGACACGAAGGTGGAGGTGAAGGTGCTGTGCGCCGGCTAG
- a CDS encoding ImuA family protein, protein MGAAVERSSVGVVEELRERIRQLQAAPRRALSVLRTGVDAVDALLPLGGLPLGHSVELCGEAASGRASLALRAVATAHRELRLCAWVDGPKELYPPAAAALGVDLERLLVVRPRAFAQRVWAAVQLARSGAFTAVVVDLTHGVGAAGRPARLSLPEARKLADAAARGGALVLLLTSPEAPADGLARLRLEALGIQGWSVELERSRGGGVGARVVRPWRELYPEVGLDAGAPLLDADAVAPGASGPGFYREPGDRVRNGLGILGQRPGRDAPMPSLGEALPPPGTC, encoded by the coding sequence ATGGGCGCGGCGGTGGAGCGGTCGTCGGTGGGGGTGGTGGAGGAGCTGCGTGAACGGATCCGCCAGCTCCAGGCGGCGCCCCGGCGCGCGCTGTCGGTGCTGCGCACGGGGGTGGACGCGGTGGACGCGCTCCTGCCCCTGGGCGGCCTTCCGCTGGGGCACTCCGTGGAGCTGTGCGGGGAGGCGGCGTCGGGGCGCGCGAGCCTGGCGTTGCGCGCGGTGGCCACCGCGCACCGGGAGCTGCGTCTGTGCGCGTGGGTGGACGGCCCGAAGGAGCTCTATCCCCCCGCCGCGGCGGCGCTGGGCGTGGACCTGGAGCGGCTGCTCGTCGTGCGGCCCCGGGCCTTCGCGCAGCGGGTGTGGGCCGCCGTGCAGCTCGCGCGCAGCGGTGCCTTCACCGCGGTGGTGGTGGACCTGACGCACGGCGTGGGCGCGGCGGGGCGCCCGGCGCGGCTGTCCCTGCCGGAGGCGCGGAAGCTCGCGGACGCCGCGGCGCGAGGCGGGGCGCTGGTGCTGCTCCTGACGTCCCCGGAGGCCCCCGCGGATGGGCTGGCGCGGCTGCGGCTGGAGGCCCTGGGCATCCAGGGCTGGTCCGTGGAGCTGGAGCGCAGCCGGGGCGGGGGCGTGGGCGCGCGCGTCGTGCGCCCCTGGCGGGAGCTGTACCCGGAGGTGGGGTTGGATGCCGGGGCGCCGCTGCTGGACGCGGACGCGGTGGCACCCGGGGCTTCGGGGCCGGGCTTCTACCGCGAGCCGGGCGACCGCGTGCGCAACGGCCTGGGCATCCTGGGGCAGCGGCCTGGCCGCGACGCGCCCATGCCCTCGTTGGGCGAGGCGCTACCGCCGCCGGGCACCTGCTGA
- a CDS encoding FHA domain-containing protein, which produces MDEVIFLEVLEGDAVQARHRLDTLPVTVGRGYANDIILDDPKVSAEHLRLERREDGAVVLHDVGSVNGTFSVEPWAALKELVITPDARVSVGDTVLRFRPRTFVVEDTVVNEAPAAPREHFFERPRAFALAMQALVVVSFLSERMTQFQKTDWGDLILSSVLPLGLALLWAGGWSLASRIARRSFHFRVHATLGALLLLGFAVAPPLFALLSFSFSLGAGLGFVRTLAILALMGWGLYWHLRYVTRWRAKRLVRGLVIASVGVLVLTNVTQLLGNEAFSEALEFPRSLLPPVLRVAPAHSMDSFFEEAAPLQKKVDSLAKES; this is translated from the coding sequence GTGGACGAAGTGATCTTCCTGGAGGTGCTGGAAGGCGACGCGGTCCAGGCGCGCCACCGGCTGGACACGCTGCCGGTGACGGTGGGGCGCGGCTACGCGAACGACATCATCCTGGACGACCCGAAGGTGTCCGCCGAACACCTGCGCCTGGAGCGGCGCGAGGACGGCGCGGTCGTCCTCCACGACGTGGGCAGCGTGAACGGCACCTTCAGCGTGGAGCCCTGGGCGGCGCTGAAGGAGCTGGTCATCACCCCGGACGCGCGCGTGTCCGTGGGGGACACGGTGCTGCGCTTCCGTCCGCGCACCTTCGTGGTGGAGGACACCGTCGTCAACGAGGCCCCCGCCGCGCCGCGCGAACACTTCTTCGAGCGCCCCCGGGCCTTCGCGCTGGCGATGCAGGCGCTGGTGGTGGTGTCGTTCCTCTCCGAGCGGATGACCCAGTTCCAGAAGACGGACTGGGGCGACCTCATCCTGTCCAGCGTGCTGCCCCTGGGGCTGGCGCTGCTGTGGGCGGGCGGCTGGTCGCTGGCGAGCCGCATCGCGCGCCGCAGCTTCCACTTCCGCGTGCACGCCACGCTGGGCGCCCTGCTCCTGCTGGGCTTCGCGGTGGCGCCGCCGCTGTTCGCGCTCCTGAGCTTCAGCTTCTCGCTGGGCGCGGGGCTGGGCTTCGTCCGCACGCTGGCCATCCTGGCGCTGATGGGGTGGGGGCTCTACTGGCACCTGCGCTACGTGACGCGCTGGCGCGCGAAGCGGCTCGTGCGCGGGCTCGTCATCGCGTCGGTGGGCGTGCTGGTGCTGACGAACGTGACGCAGCTGCTGGGCAACGAGGCCTTCAGCGAGGCGCTGGAGTTCCCCCGGTCGCTCCTGCCGCCCGTGCTGCGCGTGGCGCCCGCGCACTCGATGGATTCCTTCTTCGAGGAGGCCGCGCCGCTCCAGAAGAAGGTGGACTCGCTCGCCAAGGAGAGCTGA
- a CDS encoding SDR family NAD(P)-dependent oxidoreductase has product MRILVTGAAGFIGAQVCERLLSRGDTVVALDALDAAPGDAALRRSRLQRLSGARGFTFLPGDITDAARLGQAFERARPEGVVHLAARVGVRAPDREAPAYADTNVTGFVRVLEACREARVAHLVYASSSSVYGAATPAPFREDAPVDQPLNLYGATKRANELMAHAYSHLHRLPTSGLRFFTVYGPWGRPDMAPLLFLRALARGEPLTLHGDGRMRRDFTFVDDVAEAVLRVLDRPPAGSPPHRLLNVGHGEPVALGDFVALLERHWGAPARVKSVPAGPAEMVSTWAETSRLEQETGFRPRVSVDEGVARLVAWYRAWRVMER; this is encoded by the coding sequence ATGCGGATCCTGGTGACGGGCGCGGCGGGCTTCATCGGCGCCCAGGTCTGTGAGCGGCTCCTCTCCCGAGGCGACACGGTGGTGGCGCTGGACGCCCTGGACGCGGCCCCCGGGGACGCAGCGCTCCGGAGATCGCGACTCCAGCGGCTGTCCGGCGCTCGCGGCTTCACCTTCCTGCCGGGCGACATCACGGACGCGGCCCGGTTGGGCCAGGCGTTCGAGCGCGCGCGTCCGGAGGGCGTGGTGCATCTGGCGGCGCGGGTGGGCGTGCGGGCCCCGGACCGCGAGGCGCCCGCGTACGCGGACACCAACGTGACGGGCTTCGTGCGCGTGCTGGAGGCGTGCCGCGAGGCGCGGGTCGCGCATCTGGTCTACGCATCCTCCAGCTCCGTGTACGGCGCGGCCACGCCCGCTCCGTTCCGCGAGGACGCGCCCGTGGATCAACCGCTCAACCTCTACGGCGCCACCAAGCGCGCCAACGAGCTGATGGCGCACGCCTACAGCCATCTGCACCGGCTGCCCACCAGCGGCCTGCGCTTCTTCACGGTGTATGGGCCTTGGGGACGCCCGGACATGGCGCCGCTCCTGTTCCTGCGCGCGCTGGCGCGAGGCGAACCCCTGACGCTGCACGGCGATGGGCGGATGCGGCGCGACTTCACCTTCGTGGATGACGTGGCGGAGGCGGTGCTGCGGGTGCTCGACCGGCCTCCAGCGGGGAGCCCGCCGCACCGGCTGCTCAACGTGGGGCACGGCGAGCCGGTGGCGCTGGGGGACTTCGTCGCGCTGTTGGAGCGGCACTGGGGCGCGCCAGCCCGCGTGAAGTCCGTGCCCGCCGGGCCCGCGGAGATGGTCTCCACCTGGGCGGAGACCTCGCGGCTGGAGCAGGAGACGGGCTTCCGCCCCCGCGTGTCCGTGGACGAGGGCGTGGCCCGGCTGGTGGCGTGGTACCGCGCATGGCGCGTCATGGAGCGCTGA
- the lon gene encoding endopeptidase La — MSDEKKKGTAASAMPTAMAPPGLINKEDIPQVLPILPLRNSVFFPGGVLPLAVGRQKTIALIKDAVRDDQVIGVVTQRRAEEEDPGASDLYTMGTVARIVKLLKMGEDNYSLVVQGLARFRVMELVQEAPYLKARVDAVEDKTSSENVEVEALGINLKKLAREVIELMPELPAAATELVESITHPGHLADLIAANVDVPIEEKQAVLETVDLKARMKLVLELLNRKREILKLSNKIDSAVKGEMSKTQREYYLRQQLKAIKEELGEMGEEEEELDELQERLKKAALPPEVEKVAQKELNRLKTIPAASSEYTVARTYLDWIADLPWSKVSEDNLDIENARQQLDKDHFGIKKVKKRILEYLAVRKLKNDMRGPILCLVGPPGVGKTSLGQSVAKATGRKFVRLSLGGVRDEAEIRGHRRTYVGALPGRFIQSMKKAGTKNPVMMLDEIDKLGADFRGDPSAALLEVLDPEQNSTFSDHYLDVAFDLSKVMFVATANQLDPIPGPLRDRMEIIELTGYTFEEKQAIARIHLVPKQLREHGLNGDHIEVQDEALLILTTSYTREAGVRNLERRIADICRAVAVEVAGGKLEKQVIGAERVKEILGPEMFYSEVAERTEVPGVATGLAWTAAGGDLLFIEATKMAGKGGMTLTGQLGDVMKESATAALSYLRSKAESLGISPNFLEKTDLHLHFPAGSIPKDGPSAGVTILTALTSLLTGIRVRHDTAMTGEATLRGLVLPVGGIKEKVLAAHRAGIKRVILPERCRKDLIDVPDQAKNELEFIFATHMDEVLKAALETSPFKEGAAIPAPATDAPPAEVRA; from the coding sequence ATGTCTGACGAGAAGAAGAAGGGCACCGCGGCCAGCGCCATGCCCACCGCGATGGCCCCTCCGGGGCTCATCAACAAGGAAGACATCCCGCAGGTGCTGCCCATCCTGCCCCTGCGCAACAGTGTCTTCTTTCCCGGGGGCGTGCTGCCCCTGGCCGTCGGCCGCCAGAAGACGATCGCGCTGATCAAGGACGCCGTTCGTGACGACCAGGTCATCGGCGTCGTCACGCAGCGCCGCGCCGAGGAAGAGGATCCGGGCGCGTCCGACCTGTACACGATGGGCACCGTCGCCCGGATCGTGAAACTTCTGAAGATGGGCGAGGACAACTATTCGCTCGTCGTCCAGGGCCTCGCGCGCTTCCGCGTGATGGAGCTGGTGCAGGAAGCCCCCTACCTGAAGGCCCGCGTCGACGCGGTGGAGGACAAGACCTCCTCCGAGAACGTCGAGGTGGAGGCCCTGGGCATCAACCTGAAGAAGCTGGCGCGCGAGGTCATCGAGCTGATGCCCGAGCTGCCGGCCGCCGCCACGGAGCTGGTGGAGAGCATCACGCACCCGGGCCACCTGGCGGACCTCATCGCCGCCAACGTGGACGTGCCCATCGAGGAGAAGCAGGCCGTGCTGGAGACGGTCGACCTCAAGGCGCGCATGAAGCTCGTGCTGGAGCTGCTCAACCGCAAGCGGGAGATCCTCAAGCTCTCCAACAAGATCGACTCCGCCGTGAAGGGCGAGATGTCGAAGACCCAGCGCGAGTACTACCTGCGCCAGCAGCTCAAGGCGATCAAGGAAGAGCTGGGGGAGATGGGCGAGGAGGAGGAGGAGCTGGACGAGCTCCAGGAGCGCCTGAAGAAGGCCGCCCTGCCTCCGGAAGTGGAGAAGGTCGCCCAGAAGGAGCTCAACCGCCTGAAGACGATCCCGGCGGCCTCCAGCGAGTACACCGTCGCGCGCACGTACCTGGATTGGATCGCGGACCTGCCGTGGTCGAAGGTGTCCGAGGACAACCTGGACATCGAGAACGCGCGCCAGCAGCTGGACAAGGATCACTTCGGCATCAAGAAGGTGAAGAAGCGCATCCTGGAGTACCTGGCCGTCCGCAAGCTGAAGAACGACATGCGCGGGCCCATCCTGTGCCTCGTCGGTCCCCCGGGCGTCGGCAAGACGTCGCTGGGCCAGAGCGTGGCCAAGGCCACCGGCCGCAAGTTCGTGCGCCTGTCGCTGGGCGGCGTGCGTGACGAGGCGGAGATCCGGGGCCACCGGCGCACCTACGTGGGCGCGCTGCCGGGCCGCTTCATCCAGAGCATGAAGAAGGCCGGGACGAAGAACCCGGTCATGATGCTGGACGAAATCGACAAGCTGGGCGCGGACTTCCGCGGCGACCCGAGCGCGGCGCTGCTGGAGGTGCTGGACCCGGAGCAGAACAGCACGTTCAGCGACCACTACCTGGACGTGGCGTTCGACCTGTCGAAGGTCATGTTCGTCGCCACGGCGAACCAGCTCGACCCCATCCCCGGGCCCCTCCGGGACCGCATGGAGATCATCGAGCTGACGGGCTACACGTTCGAGGAGAAGCAGGCCATCGCCCGCATCCACCTCGTGCCGAAGCAGCTCCGGGAGCACGGCCTCAACGGGGACCACATCGAGGTCCAGGACGAGGCGCTGCTCATCCTGACCACGTCGTACACCCGCGAGGCGGGCGTGCGTAACCTGGAGCGCCGCATCGCGGACATCTGCCGCGCGGTGGCGGTGGAGGTGGCCGGCGGCAAGCTGGAGAAGCAGGTCATCGGCGCGGAGCGCGTGAAGGAGATCCTCGGGCCCGAGATGTTCTACTCGGAGGTCGCGGAGCGCACGGAGGTCCCCGGTGTGGCGACGGGCCTCGCGTGGACCGCGGCGGGTGGCGACCTGCTCTTCATCGAAGCGACCAAGATGGCGGGCAAGGGCGGCATGACCCTCACCGGCCAGCTGGGCGACGTGATGAAGGAGTCCGCCACGGCGGCGCTGAGCTACCTGCGCAGCAAGGCGGAGTCGCTGGGCATCAGCCCGAACTTCCTCGAGAAGACGGACCTGCACCTGCACTTCCCCGCGGGCTCCATCCCCAAGGATGGTCCTTCGGCCGGCGTCACCATCCTGACCGCGCTCACCAGCCTGCTGACGGGCATCCGGGTGCGGCACGACACGGCGATGACGGGCGAGGCCACGCTGCGCGGCCTGGTGCTGCCAGTGGGCGGCATCAAGGAGAAGGTCCTGGCGGCGCACCGCGCGGGCATCAAGCGCGTCATCCTGCCGGAGCGCTGCCGCAAGGACCTCATCGACGTGCCGGATCAGGCGAAGAACGAGCTGGAGTTCATCTTCGCCACGCACATGGACGAGGTCCTCAAGGCCGCGCTGGAGACGTCTCCGTTCAAGGAGGGCGCCGCGATTCCGGCCCCTGCCACGGACGCGCCTCCGGCGGAGGTCCGGGCGTAA
- a CDS encoding aldo/keto reductase gives MKYANLGHTGLRVSRICLGCMSYGTPKWRPWVLDEEAAQPFFRRAVELGVTFFDTANMYSDGASEEVTGRALRKYAKLDEVVLATKVYFPTGSGQNERGLSRKAITQACEASLKRLGVDTIDLYQIHRMDPNTPIEETLAALDQLVRQGKVRYLGASSAYAWQFMRALGVSERNGWARFVSMQNHYNLVYREEEREMLPLCEAEGVGVIPWSPLARGLLAGSRKSLDDREATTRASSDTLSPVLYNQPGDWDVAEAVKQVADARKAPPAQVALAWLLSKPVVTAPIVGATKLQHLEDAVKAVDLKLTSEEVKALEAPYKPHSVRGL, from the coding sequence ATGAAGTACGCCAACCTGGGTCACACGGGCCTGCGGGTCTCCCGCATCTGCCTGGGCTGCATGAGCTACGGCACGCCGAAGTGGCGCCCGTGGGTGCTGGACGAAGAGGCCGCGCAGCCCTTCTTCCGCCGCGCGGTGGAGCTGGGCGTCACCTTCTTCGACACCGCGAACATGTACTCGGACGGCGCCAGCGAGGAGGTGACGGGCCGGGCCCTGCGCAAGTACGCGAAGCTGGACGAGGTGGTGCTGGCGACGAAGGTCTACTTCCCCACCGGCAGCGGCCAGAACGAGCGCGGCCTGTCGCGCAAGGCCATCACCCAGGCGTGCGAGGCGAGCCTCAAGCGGCTGGGCGTGGACACCATCGACCTGTACCAGATCCACCGGATGGATCCGAACACGCCCATCGAGGAGACGCTGGCCGCGTTGGATCAGCTCGTGCGCCAGGGCAAGGTGCGCTACCTGGGCGCCAGCTCCGCGTACGCGTGGCAGTTCATGCGCGCCCTCGGCGTGTCCGAGCGCAACGGCTGGGCGCGCTTCGTGTCCATGCAGAACCACTACAACCTGGTCTACCGCGAGGAGGAGCGGGAGATGCTGCCCCTGTGCGAGGCGGAGGGCGTGGGCGTCATCCCCTGGTCCCCGCTGGCCCGGGGGCTGCTGGCGGGATCGCGCAAGTCGCTGGACGACCGCGAGGCCACGACGCGCGCCAGCTCCGACACGCTGTCGCCGGTGCTCTACAACCAGCCCGGGGACTGGGACGTGGCGGAGGCCGTGAAGCAGGTGGCGGACGCGCGCAAGGCCCCGCCCGCGCAGGTGGCCCTGGCGTGGCTGTTGTCCAAGCCCGTCGTCACCGCGCCCATCGTCGGCGCGACGAAGCTCCAGCACCTGGAGGACGCGGTGAAGGCCGTGGACCTCAAGCTCACGTCCGAGGAAGTGAAGGCGCTGGAGGCCCCCTACAAGCCCCACTCCGTGCGGGGGCTGTAA